In Salvelinus alpinus chromosome 22, SLU_Salpinus.1, whole genome shotgun sequence, one genomic interval encodes:
- the LOC139548981 gene encoding zinc finger CCCH domain-containing protein 4-like isoform X1, whose translation MAVESMTVHPNSPTTTNHEHSLLTDERREDGELEEGELEDDGGEVEVAEEPSTGGGGEDGGEGEEATAAEAAPPEKIHRSKERHASGDEKDDEKARRHKRKRKKEREREKEKRRAKKRRKSKHKRHASSSDDHSDFSDDSDYSPSEKRKYRDYSPTYPPSSLGGYPAAPSSGHGGPMPKKGSYVKMDKQSYGGYGDYEEENYEGEEDEEMGDEDYDDFTKELNQYRKAKEGGSGDGGGRGNCRGGRGRKNGVRGGKGRMKNQRGRGGMRGGGRGGRGRGGSRGRGRGGKMGGDNEDGEGMMYGGGGGGGGGGDEMEYGDDDYDHMGEDDYDEYSQYRKSKDRGRGGKGGRGRGRGKQGRGMNRGGRGRNRGRGRGGGDQGHDEDNNGDNGDMGDGGGGQHNKHQGDKHQDKKGKAICKYYMEGRCTWGEHCNFSHDIELPKKKELCKFYITGFCARAENCPYMHGDFPCKLFHTTGSCVNGDECMFSHEPLTDDTQDLLNKMLAEDAEAGAEDEKEVEELKKQGINPLPKPPPGVGLLPTPPRPGPPDNSGPGDFGSPGPPQGPMSPNGLPGPGPNQGPGPCPGPIPAYPDSCPYQGPPNPNGPAPPSMGPPPPCPANGGKKIPSLFEIKVQPTGQLAQKLANHRGQTPGTATGQAGATGPQGHPGGPGGPPPRFPPPGMMPPDMSMGPPPPMGPGGPPMMPGFGPEGGPMMPPGPPPGGNFFDNFFNQQQDMNMDGVVEEGDHFQGFGGMDVKEARGSGGNQSSVGGPDVPANGGSANQQAGMGVPDFLPPAQRMLFMRIQQKQQEDEERARLAKGVGERDAEGDSANWYSSEDEDGGGSVTSILKTLRQQSQGPPKPEGPPSDPRLQKGSPAHPSIRPADSRQGDPRLARDPRLSRATDSAQALDSPNPSLATVTPADPRLARLATATLTPKPDAPLVYKPPPLTAPPAEEEETERVLRDKPVPIPLDPLMGMALRDPRSQLRQFSHIKKDILLHMPPYAKTVTWNPEDLIPIPIPKQDLLPLPPGIPPVSALDPRLSRSQQRIHTALPPTPPIPPPSLEPPAPSSSLPDFELLSRILKTVNASSGPSQSSPSLPLVPPPALLPAPPALFPTPVDKPVDPRMSRKAPADPRLQPQKSVLKQPSGSPVPPLTVTPAAPPPTSGSSSPTIAPYDPRLLSAGGVGRGGGAGVAGGSSVLSGISLYDPRTPGAGKLEGPGAATNTTPSSGPTEPKPSEAAPAKPKAKEPLFVRKSALDQPEPEKSSEQSTDRYNSYNRPRPKPAPSPSTGPPGGPAASVSSTAGQGPPGGAEQAPAGVHNLPVSSLFSMVKQASKPSGSGSPFGGNSPAQPGDTTTTTEQDNASLKEVFKGFDPTASPFCQ comes from the exons ATGGCTGTGGAAAGCATGACTGTCCATCCAAACTCCCCAACAACAACCAACCACGAACACAGTCTTCTCACTGACGAAAG ACGTGAGGATGGTGAGCTGGAAGAGGGGGAGCTGGAGGATgatggtggagaggtggaggtggcAGAGGAGCCCAGCaccgggggaggaggagaagatggaggTGAAGGTGAAGAAGCAACAGCAGCAGAGGCGGCCCCCCCAGAGAAAATTCACCGTAGCAAAGAGCGCCACGCCAGCGGCGACGAGAAGGACGACGAGAAGGCCCGCCGCCACAAGAGGAAgaggaaaaaagagagggagcgggagaaggagaagaggagagccaAGAAGAGACGCAAATCCAAGCACAAA CGTCATGCCTCCTCCAGTGATGACCACTCAGACTTTAGCGACGACTCTGACTACAGCCCAAGTGAGAAGAGGAAGTATCGGGACTATAGCCCTACGTACCCCCCTTCT TCCCTTGGAGGTTACCCAGCAGCCCCGTCCTCTGGCCACGGGGGCCCCATGCCTAAGAAGGGCAGCTACGTAAAGATGGACAAGCAAAGCTACGGGGGCTACGGCGATTATGAAGAGGAGAACtacgagggagaggaggatgaggagatgggcGATGAAGACTACGATGACTTCACCAAGGAGCTCAACCAGTATCGCAAGGCCAAGGAGGGAGGCAGCGGCGATGGAGGTGGAAGGGGCAACTGTCGCGGGGGCAGAGGTAGAAAAAATGGGGTCAGAG GAGGTAAAGGTCGTATGAAGAACCAGAGAGGTCGAGGAGGCATGAGAGGAGGAGGGCgtggaggtagaggaagaggagggagcaggggtcGGGGACGAGGGGGCAAGATGGGCGGAGACAATGAGGACGGAGAAGGGATgatgtatggaggaggaggaggaggaggaggaggaggagacgagaTGGAG TATGGAGATGATGACTATGACCATATGGGTGAAGATGACTATGATGAATACTCTCAGTACAGGAAGTCCAAAGACCGTGGAAGGG GTGGTAAAGGTGGGCGGGGCCGGGGCCGGGGGAAACAGGGGCGTGGTATGAACCGGGGAGGCCGAGGGAGGAACCGGGGGAGAGGCCGAGGGGGCGGAGACCAGGGTCACGATGAGGACAACAATGGAGACAATGGGGACATGGGG gatggaggaggaggccaGCACAACAAGCACCAGGGGGACAAGCACCAAGACAAGAAAGGGAAAGCCATCTGCAAGTACTACATGGAGGGCCGCTGTACTTGG GGGGAACACTGCAACTTCAGCCACGACATTGAGCTGCCCAAGAAGAAAGAACTCTGCAAGTTCTACATCACCGGCTTCTGCGCGCGGGCTGAAAACTGCCCCTACATGCATG GTGATTTCCCCTGCAAGCTGTTCCACACCACCGGGAGCTGTGTGAATGGAGACGAATGCATGTTCTCCCACGAGCCTCTCACCGACGACACCCAAGACCTGCTAAACAAG ATGCTGGCGGAGGATGCCGAGGCTGGAGCTGAGGatgagaaggaggtggaggagctAAAGAAGCAGGGGATCAACCCCCTTCCCAAGCCTCCTCCTGGGGTGGGCCTGCTCCCGACACCGCCCAGACCAGGGCCACCCGACAACTCTGGCCCTGGGGACTTTGGATCTCCTGGACCACCACAgggccccatgtcccccaacggCCTCCCCGGCCCAGGGCCTAACCAAGGGCCCGGTCCCTGTCCTGGTCCCATTCCCGCCTACCCAGACAGTTGCCCCTACCAGGGCCCTCCCAACCCCAATGGTCCCGCACCCCCATCCATGGGCCCACCACCCCCCTGTCCTGCCAATGGAGGGAAGAAGATCCCCTCGTTGTTTGAGATCAAGGTGCAGCCCACGGGACAGCTAGCTCAGAAACTAGCTAATCACAG AGGTCAGACCCCAGGAACTGCCACAGGCCAAGCTGGCGCCACTGGCCCCCAAGGGCACCCCGGTGGGCCTGGTGGGCCTCCGCCTCGGTTCCCTCCACCTGGCATGATGCCCCCAGACATGTCCATGGGTCCTCCCCCACCCATGGGCCCTGGAGGACCCCCCATGATGCCAGGCTTTGGCCCAGAAGGGGGGCCTATGATGCCCCCCGGACCTCCTCCAGGGGGTAACTTCTTTGATAACTTCTTCAACCAGCAGCAAGACATGAATATGGACGGGGTGGTGGAGGAAG GTGATCACTTCCAGGGCTTTGGAGGGATGGACGTGAAAGAAGCAAGAGGATCGGGAGGAAACCAGAGCTCCGTGGGAGGCCCCGACGTCCCCGCAAACGGAGGCTCGGCCAATCAGCAGGCGGGGATGGGAGTGCCTGACTTTCTGCCGCCGGCCCAACGCATGCTGTTCATGAGAATTCAGCAGAAACAGCAGGAGGACGAGGAGAGGGCCAGACTTGCCAagggggtaggagagagggaCGCGGAAG GTGACTCAGCTAACTGGTACTCCAGTGAGGATGAGGATGGAGGCGGCAGTGTCACATCCATCCTGAAGACGCTCCGCCAGCAGAGCCAGGGGCCCCCCAAACCTGAGGGTCCTCCCAGCGACCCCCGCCTCCAGAAAGGCTCCCCAGCGCACCCCTCCATCCGACCGGCGGACTCCCGTCAGGGGGACCCCCGGCTGGCCCGCGACCCCCGCCTCTCCCGGGCCACAGACTCTGCCCAGGCGTTGGACTCTCCCAACCCCTCCTTGGCCACCGTCACCCCTGCAGACCCCCGCCTGGCACGGCTCGCTACCGCCACCCTCACCCCCAAACCAGACGCCCCCCTGGTGTACAAGCCCCCGCCCCTCACGGCTCCCcctgcagaggaggaggagacggagaggGTTCTGAGGGATAAGCCTGTGCCCATCCCCCTGGACCCCCTTATGGGCATGGCCCTGAGGGACCCACGCTCCCAGCTGAGGCAGTTCAGCCACATCAAGAAGGACATTCTCCTGCACATGCCCCCCTACGCTAAGACAGTGACATGGAACCCCGAGGACCTCATCCCTATCCCAATCCCTAAACAGgacctcctcccccttcccccaGGCATCCCCCCTGTCTCAGCCTTGGACCCCCGCCTCTCACGCAGCCAGCAGCGAATCCATACGGCCCTCCCCCCTACCCcacccatcccccctccctccttagAACCCccagccccctcctcctccctcccagaCTTTGAACTGCTCTCTCGCATCCTCAAGACTGTTAACGCCTCATCCGGCCCCTCCCAGtcatccccttctctcccccttgtcCCTCCACCGGCCTTGTTGCCGGCGCCTCCTGCTTTGTTTCCCACCCCTGTCGACAAGCCCGTCGATCCTCGAATGTCCCGCAAAGCCCCCGCTGACCCCCGGCTCCAGCCGCAGAAATCTGTCCTGAAGCAGCCTTCAGGGTCCCCTGTCCCCCCTCTGACGGTCACCCCGGCAGCCCCTCCACCCACCTCCGGCTCCTCCTCCCCCACCATCGCCCCCTACGACCCTCGGCTACTGTCTGCAGGTGGAGTGGGTCGTGGAGGGGGAGCGGGTGTAGCTGGTGGCAGCAGTGTGCTGAGTGGTATCAGTCTTTATGATCCCCGGACTCCTGGTGCAGGTAAACTTGAGGGCCCTGGTGCTGCCACAAACACTACCCCCAGCAGCGGCCCCACAGAGCCCAAACCCAGTGAGGCGGCACCAGCCAAGCCCAAGGCCAAGGAGCCCCTGTTTGTCCGTAAGTCTGCCCTGGACCAGCCGGAGCCAGAGAAGAGCAGCGAGCAGTCCACTGACCGATACAACAGCTATAACCGGCCCAGGCCCAAGCCCGCACCCTCGCCCTCCACCGGGCCCCCCGGAGGTCCTGCTGCCTCTGTCTCCTCCACGGCCGGACAGGGCCCCCCTGGTGGTGCTGAGCAGGCCCCGGCGGGCGTCCACAACCTGCCTGTGTCCTCGCTCTTCAGCATGGTGAAACAGGCCAGCAAGCCCAGCGGGTCCGGCAGCCCTTTTGGTGGGAACAGCCCTGCCCAGCCTGgcgacaccaccaccaccacggagCAGGACAATGCTTCTCTGAAGGAGGTTTTCAAAGGCTTTGACCCCACGGCATCACCGTTCTGCCAGTGA